A genomic window from Nicotiana sylvestris chromosome 11, ASM39365v2, whole genome shotgun sequence includes:
- the LOC104209951 gene encoding actin-1-like, with the protein MADHGKDIQPVVIDNGSVTSKVGFAGDDSPRAVFPSIVARPRHTGVMVGIGQKNTFVGEEAQYKKGYFCLRYPIEDGIITDWDNMEKIWHHTFYNELAVAPEEHPVLLTDAPFKPKVNREKMTQIISESFNVPATPPKVGA; encoded by the exons ATGGCTGATCATGGGAAGGATATCCAACCAGTTGTTATTGACAACGGAAGTGTAACGAGCAAG GTTGGCTTTGCTGGAGATGATTCTCCTAGGGCTGTTTTTCCAAGTATAGTTGCTCGTCCTCGTCACACTGGCGTCATGGTTGGAATAGGACAAAAAAATACCTTTGTTGGCGAGGAAGCTCAGTATAAAAAAGGTTATTTTTGTCTCAGATATCCAATAGAAGATGGTATCATAACAGACTGGGATAATATGGAGAAAATCTGGCACCATACATTTTACAATGAGCTCGCTGTTGCTCCCGAGGAGCATCCCGTTCTTCTGACTGATGCACCATTTAAACCCAAGGTAAATCGAGAGAAAATGACTCAAATCATATCCGAATCATTCAAtgtgccagccacacctcccaaggttggggcgtga